The Bacillus sp. B-jedd sequence TGGCTTCTGTGAAATCTGTAAGGGCGGAAGTTGATTTGAGTAAAATAAAGGAAAGCGGTACTGTATCTGTGCCAGTCATCATTCCTGACGGGGTCATCTCGGTTTCCCCTGAATTGGTTAAGGTGACGGTCAAGGTACGGACTAAAGAGGAAGAAAAGAATATTTCCTCTATCCCGGTCAACATTAGAGGACTTTCACCCGATCAAAGGGCGGAATTTACAGACCCAGCCGCAGGCAATACAAGCCTTCTTGTCTATGGATCATCTGATAAGATTAATTCGCTTGGCCCAGGCGACTTCAGGCTCTTTGTAGAATTGTCGGGATTGAACGAAGGAGAGCATGATGTTGACATTCAGGTAGAGGGGCCTAAAGATGTTTCCTGGAGAATGGCCAAGTCAACAGCGACGATAAAAATTACAAACAATACGGATGCTTAATATTTTGGATTTGGATTGATCAGGAGGAGCGATTGTATAATGGGAAAATATTTTGGTACTGACGGAGTACGCGGAGTCGCGAATAGTGAACTTACACCGGAACTTGCATTTAAACTTGGGAGATTCGGAGGATTTGTCCTTACAAAAGATAAAGAAAGGCCGAAGGTAATTATTGGCCGCGATACACGGATTTCTGGCCATATGCTTGAGGGAGCCCTAGTGGCTGGCTTGCTTTCCATCGGAGCTGAAGTCATGAGGCTCGGCGTTATTTCCACACCAGGGGTTGCCTATTTGACGAAAGCGCTTGGCGCGCAGGCAGGGGTCATGATTTCCGCCTCGCACAATCCGGTGGAAGACAACGGGATCAAATTTTTTGGTCCGGATGGGTTCAAGCTTTCTGATGAACAGGAAAATGAAATTGAACAGCTGATGGACCTTCCGGAAGATAAGTTGCCACGCCCAGTGGGTGAAGCACTCGGACTTGTGAATGACTATTTTGAAGGCGGGCAAAAGTACCTTCAATACTTGAAGCAAACGGTTGATGAAGATTTCTCGGGCATCCATGTAGCTCTTGACTGCGCGCATGGTGCTACTTCCTCACTGGCAACCCATCTGTTCGCAGACCTGGATGCCGACTTGTCGACAATGGGAGCTTCGCCAAATGGGTTGAATATTAACGCGGGAGTCGGCTCTACACACCCTGAAGCACTGGCCGCTTTCCTTAAAGAAAAAGGCGCGGATATCGGCCTTGCATTTGACGGTGACGGCGACAGGCTGATTGCGATTGATGAAACAGGCGCTGTCGTGGATGGCGACCAGATCATGTATATTTGCGGAAAATACCTGAATGAGCAGAACAGGCTGAAGCAATCCACCGTTGTATCAACAGTCATGAGCAACATCGGATTCTATAAAGGCCTGGAGCGGAACGGGATCCAAAGTGTACAGACTGCTGTTGGCGACCGTTATGTGGTCGAAGAAATGAAGAAGAACGGCTACAATCTTGGCGGCGAGCAATCCGGCCATATTATCTTCCTGGATTACAATACAACTGGCGATGGCTTACTTACTGGCCTACAGCTTGTCAATATTATGAAGGCGACAAAAAAGCCGCTTTCCGAGCTGGCGAATGAAATTCAGAAATTCCCGCAGCTGCTCGTCAATATCCGTGTGACTGATAAATACCATGTGACGGATAATGAAAAGGTAATGGCGGTTATTGAGCAGGTTGAAGCGGAAATGGCTGGCGATGGACGGATCCTCGTTCGTCCGTCTGGTACTGAGCCTCTTGTTCGTGTCATGGCAGAAGCTCCAACGGAAGAACTGTGCCGCGATTATGTACATCGGATTGCCGAAGTCGTTGAAGCGGAAATGGGATTGAAGGAATAGGCAGCAGCCTTATGATATGCATAAGGGAACGATTCCGTTCTCTTATGCATATTTTATTAGAAGCGGATTCCGTTTTTCGGCGGGTTGTTTTGGGTAAAGTCAGGAGGAACTTTACACCTTGACGGATTTCTATTTCTCCTGTAACATGAATTTTGCTTGTTTGCCAATTTGGTATTTTTCCAAATTAATTCCAAATTCATTCAAAGATAGAAAGGTGGACAGAGGTTCACACCAATTTTAAAGCGCCAGAACTAACCCGGACGGAGATAAGGTTAGTTGACGAGGTGGAGGTTTATCGAATGTTTCGGCGGATGCCTCCCGGCCGCAAGTGCACGGCCGTTTTCCTGCTCCTTAAATCATTGAGGCGACTCAATGGACAAAGGGAAGCAGGCTGCACAGGAAAAGGATGTTTTGCAAAGGCATCCCAATCATTGAATAGATTACGGAGATAAGGGGGCAGGCATTGCCCTCGGCACTGTCTTGCCCTCTTAGTAACAGGAGGAAAGAATATGTGTGGAATCGTTGGATATATAGGAAATCAGGATTCGAAGGAAATTTTGCTAAAAGGCCTGGAAAAGCTTGAATATCGCGGCTATGATTCAGCCGGGATTGCTGTAATGAACGGAGAAGGCATCCGGGTATTCAGGGAGAAAGGCCGGATTGCCGACCTAAGGGGAATTGTCGACCTTGGCATTGAAGCGAATGCAGGGATCGGGCACACCCGCTGGGCAACCCATGGAGCGCCAAGTACCCGTAACGCACATCCTCATCAAAGCGGCAGCGGCCGGTACACGCTCGTCCATAACGGAGTCATTGAAAACTACTCCGAGCTGGAACGCGAATACCTGCGAGATGTTGAGCTAAAAAGTGATACCGATACAGAAGTCATCGTCCAGATGATTGATCTTTTTGCAAAAGAAGGCTTGAGCACGCTGGAAGCCTTCCGCAAGACACTTACCATGCTCAAAGGTTCGTACGCGCTTGCCCTGCTTGATGAACATGATAAAGAGACCATTTATGTGGCCAAAAATAAAAGCCCGCTGCTCGTCGGACTTGGCGATACATTCAATGTTGTCGCAAGTGATGCGATGGCGATGTTGCAGGTAACAGACCAGTTTGTCGAGCTGATGGACAAGGAAATCGTCCTCGTGAAAAAGGATGAAGCCATCATCCAGAACCTCGATGGAGAAACCATCAGCCGCGCGCCATACAAGGCTGAACTCGATGCAAGTGATATCGAAAAGGGAACTTACCCTCACTATATGCTGAAGGAAATTGACGAGCAGCCGCTTGTCATGAGGAAAATCATCCAGAAGTATCAAGATGGAAACGGCCAATTGTCAATCGAACGGGAAATTGTCGAAGCAATCAATGATGCTGACAGGATTTATATCATCGCGGCGGGCACATCTTACCATGCAGGACTTGTCGGGAAACAGCTGATTGAAACCATGGCAAAAATTCCGGTGGAAGTTCATATTTCGAGTGAATTTGGCTACAATATGCCGCTTCTATCCGAAAAGCCATTGTTTGTGTTTATTTCTCAAAGCGGCGAGACAGCCGATAGCCGGGCCGTCCTTGTCCAGGTAAAAGAAATGGGCCACCGCGCGCTGACGATTACAAACGTGCCTGGCTCGACCCTTTCCCGTGAAGCGAATTTCACCCTGCTGCTTCATGCAGGCCCTGAAATCGCGGTTGCCTCGACAAAAGCCTATACCGCTCAGCTTGCCGTCCTGGCAATTGTCGCGGAAGTAGCAGCGAAGAGCCGCGGCTTTGAAATCGGTTTTGACCTTGTCCAGGAACTCGGGATTGTCGCCAATGCGATGGAAGTGCTTTGCGATTCGAAGGAAATCATCGAGCTGATTGCCCGTGAGTTCCTATCTGTTACAAGAAATGCCTTCTTTATCGGCAGGGCCGTAGATTTCTATGTTGGCCTGGAAGGCGCCCTGAAACTGAAAGAGATTTCCTACATTCAGGCGGAGGGTTTTGCCGGCGGCGAATTGAAGCACGGCACAATCGCTCTGATTGAGGAAGGAACGCCGGTCATCGCATTGGCCACCCAGGAAAAAGTTAACCTGAGCATCCGCGGCAACGTAAAAGAAGTGGCAGCCCGCGGAGCCAACCCTTGCATTATTTCCATGAAGGGACTGGAGCATGACGAAGACAGCTTCGTACTACCAGCCGTCCATGAACAATTAACACCGCTTATCTCTGTCATACCTTTGCAGCTCTTAGCCTATTACGCAGCCCTTCACCGCGACTGTGACGTCGACAAGCCAAGAAATTTGGCAAAATCCGTGACAGTTGAGTAGGGTTATAGAATAGGATATTCTTAGTGTTTGTAAAAAATAAAGTTGGTAATCGAAAAATAGAGTCGGTTATTAGTAATAAAGTCGGTAATTTTCTATACGCTTAAAAGGTCTCTGATAAGGAGTTTAAATTATGATATCAATTGGTGAGCGTATAAAAACCATTCGAATAGAAAATTTTTATACACAAGCTGAGTTTGCAAAATTATTAGGAATTTCTCAAGGGACCCTAAGTGATATAGAAAAAGGTAAATGTTATCCCTCTTTTCACACTTTAAAATCGCTAAGAAGTGCTGTTAATGCTGATATAAATAAATTGCTCGACGATCAGAGCTAGTATTGTATAAGTAAAAAAAGTTAGTAGGATCATATCGCCATCCAAAAACTCAAGAGGAACAGACCAATAACCCTTACCGACATTGAGGTTTTCGAGATATGCTTTAAAAGGAGCAGGTTGTCAGAGAGGATCAATTCGATAAGGAATTTTCTACATTGGGACGAATACTCCTTTGGATTATTTGTACCTGGGTTAGTTAGCTTGAAAGAAGTGAAACGCAAGATGGGTTTGCCGAGCTGTTGCAAAGGACCAATTTGAACTCGAATCAAATCAATTTTATCAATATGAAAATTGATTATCTAAGTGTGAATCTAGAGCCAGGAAAACTCTTGGATCAACCATTTGTTGCACTTCATCATGAAGGGGTATATGTGTTGTTTGATGATAACATTGTTAATGATATTGTAAGTGTGGTCCATTCTTTGAAGAAAACTGCAACAGTAATTTTCGTCAAAAAGAGCCTTATTCCAAAATACTAAAATGGAATAAGGCTTTTTTAAATAATTCTTTATGCTGCATAGGAAGCCTGCTGAAAATCAAAGACCTCATTTCGACCAATTAACGTAAACTCACTTTCGGTCCACAAATGGAGTCTCTTTAATTGTTCAGCTGTGAGGTTTTTAACCTCAAAGCAAATTAAAAATATTTTTTGATTGATATTATCAGCTTCCAGACATTGAGCAAGAGTTCTTAAGTATTGGATATCATTTGTGTGAAAGGCTTCTGGCCGGAATATTATTTCAGCAAATTCACCTATATTTGATTACGGCCACCTAAATGTACCACTAATGACATAGTTTGTACCAATGAATGACAAGAAGTATACCATCGAATGACAAGTAACTTACCAGTACCCCTAGAAAAGTGATTATTGCTGATGAAATGAGCCACTTAAGCGGATTTTTAGGCCATCGATTGCAGGAAAATAGAGCCACCATTTGCCGAGCTGAGAGCCACTTATGAAACAGCCGCCAATTAACAGAGCCACAGCGTAGCTGCTTGCCATTGAC is a genomic window containing:
- the glmM gene encoding phosphoglucosamine mutase, encoding MGKYFGTDGVRGVANSELTPELAFKLGRFGGFVLTKDKERPKVIIGRDTRISGHMLEGALVAGLLSIGAEVMRLGVISTPGVAYLTKALGAQAGVMISASHNPVEDNGIKFFGPDGFKLSDEQENEIEQLMDLPEDKLPRPVGEALGLVNDYFEGGQKYLQYLKQTVDEDFSGIHVALDCAHGATSSLATHLFADLDADLSTMGASPNGLNINAGVGSTHPEALAAFLKEKGADIGLAFDGDGDRLIAIDETGAVVDGDQIMYICGKYLNEQNRLKQSTVVSTVMSNIGFYKGLERNGIQSVQTAVGDRYVVEEMKKNGYNLGGEQSGHIIFLDYNTTGDGLLTGLQLVNIMKATKKPLSELANEIQKFPQLLVNIRVTDKYHVTDNEKVMAVIEQVEAEMAGDGRILVRPSGTEPLVRVMAEAPTEELCRDYVHRIAEVVEAEMGLKE
- a CDS encoding helix-turn-helix domain-containing protein codes for the protein MISIGERIKTIRIENFYTQAEFAKLLGISQGTLSDIEKGKCYPSFHTLKSLRSAVNADINKLLDDQS
- the glmS gene encoding glutamine--fructose-6-phosphate transaminase (isomerizing), translated to MCGIVGYIGNQDSKEILLKGLEKLEYRGYDSAGIAVMNGEGIRVFREKGRIADLRGIVDLGIEANAGIGHTRWATHGAPSTRNAHPHQSGSGRYTLVHNGVIENYSELEREYLRDVELKSDTDTEVIVQMIDLFAKEGLSTLEAFRKTLTMLKGSYALALLDEHDKETIYVAKNKSPLLVGLGDTFNVVASDAMAMLQVTDQFVELMDKEIVLVKKDEAIIQNLDGETISRAPYKAELDASDIEKGTYPHYMLKEIDEQPLVMRKIIQKYQDGNGQLSIEREIVEAINDADRIYIIAAGTSYHAGLVGKQLIETMAKIPVEVHISSEFGYNMPLLSEKPLFVFISQSGETADSRAVLVQVKEMGHRALTITNVPGSTLSREANFTLLLHAGPEIAVASTKAYTAQLAVLAIVAEVAAKSRGFEIGFDLVQELGIVANAMEVLCDSKEIIELIAREFLSVTRNAFFIGRAVDFYVGLEGALKLKEISYIQAEGFAGGELKHGTIALIEEGTPVIALATQEKVNLSIRGNVKEVAARGANPCIISMKGLEHDEDSFVLPAVHEQLTPLISVIPLQLLAYYAALHRDCDVDKPRNLAKSVTVE